One window of Candidatus Nitrospira kreftii genomic DNA carries:
- a CDS encoding hypothetical protein (conserved protein of unknown function) — protein MTSSALDIVEAKSLADIDLLPKDRTILEQGAMVFRPFGLDEQGHTIRDLSGVSIRAVTVFLEKLIVSERGASAGKESVEELCRLLNDQIRDAVYHVTPEFLRNPWNSYSYEFTCYLYEFCERISGDPQFAFKAGAEKVSPIMLALTRPFSLSQIYTMFPYFGNKFTSGSVEFRVVEVTKDTAAVAMRFTDRTLRQFGPYRRRCACLVCQSAQGIMVAMADRIHGLSRAETIETSCIGNDDEWCQWTIRWQEEGGYRSRFWRAASPLEQVRPTLPNGAIHAGTDGEQVVSSTTARRVDPPAHAQQHYTWFLWGGVLGLALMAGVGIFNPTVSLGEVVLVGLCPPLAVGIMVNRRLLRESERREALIQEQIAFVESRHEELREAYLEQEQMRVELRRKVAQLTALHRAGLSFSSTFERDTLLHQVLEALTHELNYNSAMVSMFDPFENTIEHIRLIGAPPEVEAFAQSCRIPITDRESPEGEVVLQGKPLLVKDIETIRHRLHPLNQRLAELSQTKGLVVVPIKTKGRVWGMLTVDRSHNQSVTEDDLDLMKTVASQVSIALDNASAYQQIEEWNEGLELKVRERTEALERADRLRAQFLSHVSHELRTPLTSIKGFIQNLLDGLTGPLNEKQQRYLVRMSENSDRLVRMIEDLLDRTRIETGRLEVHPADVELEPCLADVIEQLKPLAHVRQQTLEFTCSDTTIVVWADRDRLIQTVVNLVQNAIKFTPPGGQVTVVCDLSNDRTATVLVRDTGPGIPPEHLENIFDPFFRIQQDQRTAPKGLGLGLSIVKTLVELQGGQVAARNLQGGGAELSFTLPTHTAKVRPSLESHVLGRQILVVDDDTDIQQLLHDRLRAEGYQTYSAFDGRQALETLQSGVFDGVILDIGIGQIDGLEVLRQVRLTNQTIPIIMVTASGSQELAVKAIGMGAQAYLLKPFDTAELQLAMDHWFQRTWPA, from the coding sequence GTGACAAGCAGCGCGCTTGATATCGTCGAAGCGAAATCTCTAGCGGACATCGACCTTCTGCCGAAGGACCGGACAATCCTTGAACAAGGCGCGATGGTGTTTCGTCCGTTCGGTTTGGACGAACAAGGGCACACTATCAGAGATCTGAGTGGTGTCAGCATCAGAGCTGTGACAGTCTTTTTGGAGAAACTGATCGTATCCGAACGCGGGGCATCCGCCGGGAAAGAGTCGGTTGAGGAATTGTGTCGTCTCCTCAACGATCAAATTAGGGATGCGGTCTATCACGTAACTCCTGAATTTCTGAGGAATCCATGGAACAGCTACTCCTACGAATTTACCTGTTATCTGTACGAGTTCTGTGAGCGCATCTCCGGAGATCCGCAATTTGCCTTTAAGGCAGGAGCGGAAAAAGTGTCTCCGATCATGTTGGCTTTGACGCGACCCTTTTCATTGTCTCAGATTTACACCATGTTTCCTTACTTTGGGAACAAGTTTACCTCAGGCTCTGTTGAGTTTCGTGTCGTCGAGGTTACGAAAGACACCGCCGCAGTAGCAATGCGGTTCACTGACCGAACACTCCGCCAATTCGGCCCCTATCGGAGGCGATGTGCCTGTCTGGTCTGCCAGTCTGCTCAGGGAATCATGGTCGCGATGGCTGATCGGATTCACGGGCTTTCTCGCGCAGAAACGATAGAGACCTCATGTATTGGCAATGATGACGAATGGTGTCAATGGACAATTCGATGGCAGGAAGAAGGCGGGTATCGCAGCCGATTCTGGCGAGCAGCATCCCCTCTCGAACAAGTACGACCGACGCTACCGAATGGCGCAATCCACGCAGGGACCGACGGTGAACAGGTCGTCTCCTCAACGACTGCCAGACGCGTTGATCCTCCGGCGCATGCTCAGCAACATTATACATGGTTTTTGTGGGGAGGCGTGCTCGGTCTTGCCCTCATGGCAGGAGTCGGCATATTCAATCCAACAGTCAGTCTCGGTGAAGTCGTATTGGTTGGGTTGTGCCCACCCCTCGCTGTCGGCATCATGGTCAACCGACGACTTCTCCGAGAAAGTGAACGACGCGAAGCCTTAATTCAGGAACAGATTGCCTTCGTCGAGTCTCGCCACGAGGAATTGCGCGAAGCCTATCTCGAACAAGAGCAGATGCGTGTCGAACTCCGACGCAAAGTGGCCCAACTCACGGCACTGCATCGAGCAGGGCTCTCATTCAGCTCAACCTTTGAACGGGATACCCTCCTGCACCAGGTGTTGGAAGCTCTCACGCATGAGCTCAACTACAACAGTGCCATGGTTTCCATGTTTGATCCATTTGAGAACACTATTGAACACATTCGTCTGATTGGAGCGCCTCCTGAGGTCGAGGCTTTCGCCCAGTCGTGCCGGATTCCCATCACCGATCGAGAAAGTCCTGAGGGGGAGGTGGTGCTACAGGGAAAGCCGCTGTTGGTTAAAGATATTGAGACAATTCGGCACAGACTCCATCCGCTCAATCAACGCTTAGCGGAATTGAGTCAAACCAAGGGCTTGGTCGTGGTCCCCATCAAAACCAAGGGCCGCGTGTGGGGTATGTTGACCGTTGATCGTTCGCACAATCAAAGCGTAACCGAAGACGACTTGGATCTGATGAAGACGGTGGCGAGTCAAGTCTCCATTGCGCTGGACAACGCGTCCGCCTATCAGCAAATCGAAGAGTGGAACGAGGGGTTGGAACTCAAGGTCAGGGAGCGCACCGAAGCGCTTGAACGAGCGGATCGACTGCGCGCACAGTTCCTCTCACATGTATCACACGAGCTTCGAACACCGCTCACGTCCATCAAAGGGTTTATTCAGAATCTGCTTGATGGACTGACCGGACCGCTGAACGAGAAACAGCAGCGGTATCTCGTACGTATGTCGGAAAATTCGGATCGACTGGTTCGGATGATCGAGGATCTCCTCGATCGTACCCGGATCGAGACCGGACGGTTGGAGGTGCATCCGGCCGATGTGGAGCTTGAACCGTGCCTGGCTGACGTCATCGAGCAGCTCAAACCGTTGGCGCATGTCAGACAGCAAACACTGGAGTTCACTTGTTCGGATACCACCATCGTCGTCTGGGCGGATCGTGATCGCTTGATTCAGACCGTCGTCAATCTGGTACAGAATGCCATCAAGTTTACCCCGCCCGGAGGACAGGTCACAGTTGTCTGCGACCTGTCAAACGACCGAACAGCGACTGTTCTGGTTCGAGACACAGGACCCGGCATTCCTCCAGAGCATCTTGAGAATATTTTTGACCCCTTCTTCCGCATTCAACAGGACCAGCGCACCGCGCCAAAAGGATTGGGATTGGGGCTTTCAATTGTGAAGACCTTGGTTGAATTGCAAGGAGGACAGGTGGCGGCTCGTAACCTCCAGGGAGGTGGCGCAGAACTCTCCTTTACGCTTCCTACCCATACAGCCAAGGTACGACCCTCACTTGAGTCACACGTTCTCGGCCGACAAATCCTGGTTGTGGATGATGATACCGACATTCAGCAGTTGCTTCATGATCGATTGAGGGCAGAGGGCTACCAGACGTACTCGGCATTTGACGGACGGCAAGCCCTTGAGACCTTGCAGTCAGGTGTATTCGATGGCGTGATTCTGGACATTGGGATCGGCCAGATCGACGGTCTGGAAGTGTTACGGCAGGTCCGTCTGACGAATCAGACAATCCCTATCATCATGGTGACTGCGTCTGGATCTCAGGAGCTAGCCGTCAAGGCGATCGGAATGGGCGCACAAGCCTATTTACTCAAGCCATTCGACACTGCCGAGCTCCAGCTGGCTATGGATCACTGGTTCCAACGTACCTGGCCTGCATAG
- a CDS encoding putative long-chain fatty acid outer membrane transporter, giving the protein MRRFSLLLIIIVLIGSSSPVSAQVPRIFGQGAAASGMGNAFAAQADNPSALHYNPAGMTQLPGVQVMAGGLLVGGPLSHRGPNGLTTSGDHDGVIAWPAPAHTYITANLQGLGVPLLDKLTVGVGVTTPFGSATRWPDTSPLSTVASFSALPLFDIKPTIAYQLLPDLSIGAGADIYTFAGLFGEGHAEFQRVVSPGSKLELNGKDTALGFNVGALYTALRNGDGLPVVNVAVVYRSQATLHLDGVQLINGVKVRDTTTTLVLPQVITGGIALWPIRNTEREWKLELNVDYVGWKSVRNLDIRRPDGTVLLPQPQNWKSTYAILVGTEYRWLKMNQLPGWEVAVRGGYTHQQTQVPDATFNPTIPSADVHIISTGFGLLCRENGSFLGLTPCGSLGIGSIKAKVVGVDLSYQVSLYEPRTIAGNTLDRAGVNGFYQNTAHAGGLSVRASF; this is encoded by the coding sequence ATGCGCAGATTCTCTCTTCTTCTGATTATTATCGTGCTCATCGGTAGTAGTTCTCCTGTATCGGCTCAGGTTCCCCGTATCTTTGGGCAAGGGGCAGCAGCGTCGGGGATGGGGAATGCCTTTGCGGCACAAGCCGATAATCCCTCAGCGCTGCACTACAATCCTGCCGGTATGACGCAATTGCCTGGAGTGCAAGTGATGGCGGGCGGATTGCTTGTGGGTGGCCCGCTCAGCCATAGGGGCCCGAATGGTCTTACGACGTCCGGTGATCATGATGGTGTCATTGCATGGCCGGCTCCCGCACATACCTATATTACGGCGAATCTTCAAGGTCTTGGTGTACCCCTGCTTGATAAGCTTACAGTAGGGGTGGGAGTGACCACTCCGTTCGGCTCAGCCACGCGATGGCCGGATACAAGTCCATTGAGTACGGTTGCCAGCTTCAGTGCATTGCCGTTGTTTGATATCAAACCAACGATTGCCTATCAACTTCTTCCTGATCTTTCCATTGGCGCAGGGGCTGACATCTACACCTTCGCAGGCCTTTTCGGTGAAGGTCATGCAGAATTTCAGAGAGTTGTCTCTCCTGGAAGCAAGCTTGAGCTAAATGGAAAAGATACCGCACTTGGTTTTAATGTTGGCGCGTTATACACGGCGTTGCGGAATGGGGACGGGTTGCCGGTTGTCAACGTCGCCGTTGTCTACCGAAGTCAGGCAACGCTCCATTTAGATGGGGTCCAGTTGATCAATGGAGTCAAGGTCCGGGACACGACTACGACCCTTGTGTTGCCCCAGGTCATTACCGGTGGAATCGCGCTGTGGCCCATCAGGAATACTGAGCGCGAGTGGAAGCTCGAATTGAATGTCGATTATGTCGGCTGGAAGTCAGTTAGAAACTTAGATATTCGGAGACCGGATGGAACCGTTCTCCTCCCACAGCCACAAAATTGGAAAAGTACCTATGCCATTTTGGTCGGGACCGAGTATCGGTGGTTGAAGATGAATCAACTGCCTGGCTGGGAAGTAGCGGTACGAGGCGGTTATACGCATCAGCAAACACAAGTCCCTGACGCCACGTTTAATCCTACGATCCCATCGGCCGACGTGCATATCATTTCAACGGGTTTTGGACTGCTCTGTAGGGAAAATGGATCGTTTCTGGGGCTGACACCCTGTGGCAGTCTCGGAATTGGATCAATCAAGGCAAAAGTCGTCGGTGTGGATCTGTCCTACCAGGTGTCACTGTACGAGCCGAGAACTATTGCTGGGAATACGCTCGATCGAGCCGGAGTGAATGGGTTCTACCAAAATACCGCACACGCTGGCGGTCTTTCCGTCCGAGCTAGTTTCTAG
- a CDS encoding Alanine racemase, protein MPIPFTFLPTVATVDLAALAHNLLQLRRVLSPGCDIMAVVKANAYGHGAVEIARTLTRHGVVRLAVFSIEEGISLRQAGIAVSIVVLGPIFREQFEDLFAHQLTPVVSDPSTLAALGQYATQGSPLYPIHLKIETGMGRLGLTQNELQAILAKHTFPSSLRLEGLMSHLADSDGLDPDSTNQQITRFERVIMAIRKEGFSVPMIHLSNSAGIVRFPSAHYSLVRPGIMLYGYHTLPRTVQAPDLRPVLSLTTRIAQLRVIQPGETVSYNRTFMAKRPTRIAILPIGYSDGLNRQLSNRGHVLVREQRAPIVGRVCMDMVMIDVTMIPSAAVGDEVVLIGQQANERITADNLAEWAGTISYEVLCSISPQVPRLYRSA, encoded by the coding sequence GTGCCGATTCCGTTCACTTTCCTCCCAACCGTAGCCACCGTTGATCTGGCCGCCCTTGCCCACAATCTTCTTCAATTGCGTCGTGTCCTCTCTCCCGGGTGTGACATCATGGCAGTGGTCAAGGCCAATGCGTATGGTCACGGGGCGGTTGAGATAGCACGGACATTAACTCGTCATGGAGTGGTTCGCCTTGCAGTGTTTTCGATCGAAGAAGGAATTTCCCTCCGTCAAGCAGGTATCGCAGTCTCGATCGTTGTTCTTGGACCGATCTTTCGAGAGCAATTTGAAGACCTCTTTGCGCATCAGCTTACGCCGGTAGTGAGTGACCCATCTACCCTGGCAGCGCTGGGTCAGTATGCTACCCAAGGTTCGCCCCTCTACCCGATTCATCTGAAGATTGAGACCGGTATGGGAAGGTTAGGTTTAACTCAGAATGAGCTCCAAGCGATCCTTGCGAAGCACACCTTTCCCTCGTCCCTGCGTTTAGAAGGCCTGATGTCTCACTTAGCCGACTCCGATGGGCTGGATCCCGATTCAACTAACCAGCAAATCACCCGTTTTGAGCGAGTAATAATGGCTATACGTAAAGAAGGATTTAGCGTTCCGATGATCCATCTTTCTAATAGCGCCGGCATCGTTCGTTTTCCATCAGCTCACTACTCGCTTGTTCGTCCTGGAATCATGCTGTATGGATACCACACGCTGCCTCGTACCGTTCAAGCTCCTGACCTTAGACCGGTCCTTTCTCTCACGACCCGTATTGCGCAGCTCCGAGTCATCCAGCCTGGAGAAACCGTCAGCTACAATCGTACTTTCATGGCCAAACGGCCAACCCGGATCGCGATTCTCCCGATCGGCTACTCCGATGGGTTAAACCGACAGCTCTCAAATCGAGGCCATGTTCTGGTTCGAGAACAACGTGCTCCCATCGTAGGACGGGTGTGCATGGATATGGTGATGATCGACGTGACCATGATCCCGAGCGCGGCTGTTGGGGACGAAGTCGTGCTGATCGGGCAACAAGCGAACGAGCGCATCACGGCCGATAATCTTGCCGAATGGGCAGGGACGATCTCGTACGAGGTTCTCTGTTCGATCAGCCCGCAGGTTCCAAGGCTGTATCGTTCCGCATAA
- a CDS encoding ribosome recycling factor, giving the protein MSNAAPIRQSFTAQMDQALEHLRKDLSGLRTGRASVALLDGIRVDYYGTMTPLKQVANVATPESRLISIQPWEPKLIKEIEKAISNSGLGVTPSNDGKLIRVPLPPLTEERRKDLTKICKKHGEDTKVKIRGFRREANEELKKLQKDGQLTEDELRKAEQETQKLIEQYGQKIDEIIKKKEQEIMEV; this is encoded by the coding sequence ATGTCCAACGCAGCACCGATTCGGCAGTCATTCACCGCTCAGATGGATCAGGCGCTCGAACATCTGCGGAAAGATCTATCGGGTCTTCGAACCGGGCGAGCTTCCGTCGCACTTCTCGATGGCATTCGAGTTGACTACTACGGCACCATGACACCGTTGAAGCAGGTGGCCAATGTCGCTACTCCGGAATCGCGATTGATCTCCATTCAGCCTTGGGAACCAAAGCTCATCAAGGAGATTGAGAAAGCCATCTCCAACTCAGGCTTGGGCGTGACACCATCGAATGACGGCAAACTGATTCGGGTTCCACTTCCACCCTTGACCGAGGAGCGCCGTAAAGACTTGACGAAAATCTGCAAGAAACATGGTGAAGATACCAAGGTAAAGATCAGAGGTTTCCGACGGGAGGCCAATGAGGAGTTAAAGAAGCTCCAAAAAGATGGACAGCTGACAGAGGACGAGCTGCGCAAAGCAGAACAAGAGACTCAAAAACTCATCGAGCAATACGGCCAGAAAATTGACGAGATCATCAAGAAAAAGGAACAGGAAATCATGGAAGTTTGA
- a CDS encoding uridylate kinase produces the protein MSTAKYRRLLLKVSGEMLAGEQGYGIQPSILENLAEEIASVVALDVQVAIVIGGGNIFRGIAASASGMERASADYMGMLATVLNALALQNALERVGVITRVQSAIEMRQLAEGYIRRRAIRHLEKNRVVIFAGGTGNPYFSTDTAAVLRAMEISAQVIMKGTKVDGIYEADPVTNPSAKKYDCISFLSILNQNLKVMDSTAISLCMDNKLPLVVFNLKISGNFKRVALGEPLGTLVTLGDR, from the coding sequence ATGAGCACTGCGAAATACCGCCGTCTCCTTCTGAAGGTCAGTGGGGAGATGTTGGCTGGAGAGCAGGGCTACGGCATTCAACCATCGATCCTTGAAAATCTTGCTGAAGAAATCGCCTCCGTGGTCGCACTTGACGTACAAGTTGCGATTGTCATCGGAGGTGGGAACATTTTTCGAGGGATTGCAGCGAGTGCTTCCGGGATGGAGCGGGCCTCGGCTGACTATATGGGGATGCTTGCGACCGTCCTCAACGCGCTAGCCCTTCAGAATGCGCTGGAACGTGTCGGCGTCATCACCCGCGTGCAATCTGCCATCGAGATGCGCCAGCTTGCAGAAGGGTACATCCGTCGAAGAGCTATTCGGCATCTTGAAAAGAATCGTGTGGTCATTTTTGCCGGTGGGACAGGAAATCCGTATTTCTCGACGGATACCGCCGCCGTCCTTCGGGCTATGGAGATCAGTGCCCAGGTGATCATGAAGGGCACAAAAGTCGATGGAATCTATGAGGCGGATCCGGTGACGAATCCGTCGGCGAAAAAATACGACTGCATCTCCTTTCTGTCCATTCTCAATCAGAATCTCAAAGTCATGGATTCCACAGCGATCAGCCTATGCATGGATAATAAATTGCCTCTCGTTGTCTTTAACTTGAAAATTAGCGGAAATTTTAAGCGTGTGGCTTTGGGCGAGCCGCTCGGAACGTTGGTTACGCTCGGCGATCGCTGA
- a CDS encoding Elongation factor Ts: MAGSSQLVKELREKTGAGILDCQKALTENGDDVEKAIDYLRQKGLAAAAKKAGRETNQGLIHSYIHMGGKIGVLIEVNCETDFVARNEEFKSFVNDLALQVAAAKPSFVKREDVPSDVAEKEKLIYEGQAKEMGKPPAAWPKIVEGKLEKFYQENCLLEQSFIKDPAVTIKDLVAQKVAKIGENMNIRRFTRYQLGEV; encoded by the coding sequence ATGGCAGGATCCAGTCAGCTTGTGAAAGAACTTCGTGAAAAAACAGGAGCAGGGATTCTCGACTGTCAAAAAGCTCTCACTGAAAACGGGGATGATGTCGAGAAAGCCATCGATTATTTGCGCCAAAAAGGACTCGCTGCTGCTGCCAAAAAGGCGGGACGTGAGACCAATCAAGGCTTGATCCATTCATATATCCACATGGGCGGCAAGATCGGCGTCTTGATCGAAGTCAATTGTGAAACGGATTTTGTGGCCCGCAACGAAGAGTTCAAATCTTTCGTCAACGATTTGGCTCTTCAGGTCGCTGCCGCAAAGCCGTCGTTCGTGAAACGCGAGGATGTTCCGTCCGATGTCGCCGAGAAGGAAAAATTGATTTATGAAGGTCAGGCCAAGGAAATGGGGAAACCCCCTGCCGCATGGCCGAAGATCGTCGAAGGGAAACTTGAGAAGTTTTATCAAGAAAATTGCCTCCTTGAACAATCATTCATCAAAGATCCAGCCGTCACCATCAAGGACCTCGTCGCCCAGAAGGTCGCCAAGATCGGCGAGAACATGAATATCCGTCGTTTTACCCGCTATCAGCTAGGCGAAGTATGA
- a CDS encoding 30S ribosomal subunit protein S2, whose product MGVVEIKELLEAGVHFGHQTNRWNPKMKKFLFGERSGIYIIDLQQTVARMEHTYAFVRDLVAAGESVLFVGTKRQAAEILEEEAKRANMYFVNQRWLGGMLTNFQTIRRSIDKMKKMEATLLNPSEHGLKKKEILLMQKDIAKLQKYLSGIKNMRGLPGAVFVLDTRIEKIAVQEATRLDIPVIAILDSNCDPDHITYPIPGNDDAIRSIKLITSKIADACIEGAHVKAQREEAAFQAAPPGGDKRSAMRAESVPVS is encoded by the coding sequence ATGGGAGTGGTAGAGATCAAGGAACTGCTGGAAGCCGGGGTTCACTTTGGACATCAGACGAACCGCTGGAATCCCAAAATGAAAAAGTTTTTGTTCGGTGAGCGAAGCGGCATTTACATCATCGACTTGCAACAAACCGTCGCACGGATGGAACACACTTATGCCTTTGTCCGTGACCTGGTCGCAGCGGGAGAATCTGTTTTATTCGTCGGTACAAAGCGGCAGGCTGCGGAGATACTCGAAGAAGAAGCCAAGCGGGCCAACATGTATTTCGTCAACCAACGATGGCTGGGCGGGATGTTGACCAACTTCCAAACTATTCGACGCAGTATCGATAAGATGAAAAAGATGGAGGCGACACTCCTCAACCCTAGCGAACATGGCCTCAAGAAGAAAGAGATCCTTCTCATGCAGAAGGACATCGCCAAGCTCCAAAAATATCTGTCGGGCATCAAAAACATGCGCGGTCTTCCCGGCGCCGTGTTCGTACTCGATACGCGAATCGAAAAAATTGCCGTGCAGGAGGCTACGCGACTCGATATCCCGGTCATCGCTATTTTGGATAGCAACTGCGACCCCGATCACATTACCTACCCAATCCCAGGGAACGATGACGCCATTCGTTCGATCAAACTGATCACATCCAAGATTGCCGATGCCTGTATTGAGGGTGCGCATGTCAAAGCCCAGCGAGAGGAAGCCGCATTTCAGGCCGCTCCTCCAGGCGGGGACAAGAGGTCAGCCATGCGGGCTGAGAGTGTTCCGGTTTCGTAA
- a CDS encoding bifunctional glutamate N-acetyltransferase/amino-acid acetyltransferase ArgJ, with product MKKRKPEGVTAPLGFQASGIHCGIKKSNQLDLALCVSEVSGPIAGVFTKNRVAAAPVLLDRHHLHAHRGRAIIVNSGNANACTGEQGLLAAQAMATAVAHRLAIPVQQVFVGSTGVIGRALPIDRITKAVPTLISRLNVQGGHQAAQAILTTDLRPKTVVVQAKIDGRVVIIGGMAKGSGMIHPNMATMLGYLTTDAAIAPLALQRALKSATDRSFNCITVDGDTSTNDTVLCLANGLARNRTIRLGTRSYRVFERLLTEAAQALALMICRDGEGVTKVVKILVEGATTAAAAKRVAETIATSNLFKTALFGEDANWGRVMAAIGRSGVAINPDTVVVRFDDIVMVRRGVGTGLDAEKKIARVFKRKEFTVAIHLAQGSADAHMWTTDLSYDYVRINASYRS from the coding sequence ATGAAGAAACGTAAACCTGAGGGTGTCACTGCACCGCTGGGCTTCCAAGCCTCGGGTATTCATTGTGGAATCAAGAAATCTAACCAACTCGATCTTGCCCTGTGTGTATCCGAGGTCAGCGGACCGATTGCCGGAGTGTTTACGAAGAATCGTGTCGCTGCCGCACCGGTGCTTCTGGATCGACATCATCTTCACGCCCATCGAGGACGGGCAATTATCGTCAATAGTGGGAACGCCAATGCCTGTACGGGTGAGCAGGGGTTGCTTGCTGCACAGGCTATGGCAACGGCCGTAGCGCACCGATTGGCTATTCCGGTGCAACAGGTCTTCGTGGGATCTACCGGTGTGATCGGTCGAGCGTTGCCAATTGATCGTATCACGAAAGCTGTTCCGACTTTGATCTCGCGCCTTAATGTTCAGGGAGGCCACCAAGCGGCCCAAGCAATTTTAACCACGGACCTACGCCCGAAAACAGTTGTGGTACAGGCCAAGATCGATGGTCGTGTCGTCATCATCGGCGGGATGGCGAAAGGGTCTGGCATGATCCATCCGAACATGGCCACGATGCTCGGGTATTTGACAACCGATGCCGCGATCGCTCCATTGGCCCTTCAGCGCGCATTGAAGTCGGCGACCGATCGATCTTTCAACTGTATTACCGTCGACGGTGACACCAGCACGAACGATACGGTCCTCTGTCTGGCCAATGGTCTTGCGAGGAATCGAACGATTCGACTGGGTACGCGTTCCTATCGCGTTTTCGAACGTCTCTTAACTGAGGCTGCCCAGGCCCTAGCTCTCATGATCTGCCGTGATGGCGAGGGGGTGACGAAGGTCGTGAAGATACTAGTAGAAGGGGCCACAACGGCGGCAGCAGCAAAACGAGTCGCCGAAACCATTGCAACATCGAATCTGTTCAAGACGGCGCTGTTTGGGGAGGATGCCAATTGGGGCAGAGTCATGGCAGCTATTGGGCGTTCCGGCGTTGCGATCAATCCCGACACGGTCGTGGTGCGCTTCGACGACATCGTGATGGTGAGGCGAGGTGTAGGAACCGGCCTCGATGCAGAAAAGAAGATTGCCAGGGTCTTCAAGCGGAAGGAGTTTACTGTCGCGATCCATCTCGCACAGGGCTCGGCGGATGCGCACATGTGGACGACAGACCTGTCCTATGACTATGTCCGTATTAATGCTAGCTATCGATCCTAG